In Streptomyces sp. NBC_01426, one genomic interval encodes:
- a CDS encoding nicotinamidase: MHRALIVVDVQNDFCEGGSLAVTGGADVAAAITELIGQATPGYRHVVATRDHHVDPGSHFARPPAEPDYETSWPVHCVAGTEGVGFHPNFAPAVASGAVAAVFDKGAYEAAYSGFEGQDENGAGLAEWLRERHVTEVDVVGIATDHCVRATALDAVRAGFATSVLLDLTAAVSAHTAARALEELHTAGVTLVGGQAARLRQDPRETA, translated from the coding sequence ATGCACCGCGCACTGATCGTCGTCGACGTACAGAACGACTTCTGCGAGGGCGGCAGCCTCGCGGTCACGGGCGGGGCCGATGTCGCCGCCGCGATCACCGAGCTGATCGGGCAGGCCACGCCCGGCTACCGGCACGTCGTCGCCACCCGCGACCACCACGTCGACCCGGGGTCGCACTTCGCCCGCCCGCCGGCCGAGCCGGATTACGAGACCTCCTGGCCCGTGCACTGCGTCGCCGGCACCGAGGGCGTCGGGTTCCACCCGAACTTCGCCCCCGCCGTGGCGTCGGGCGCCGTCGCCGCCGTCTTCGACAAGGGGGCGTACGAGGCCGCGTACAGCGGGTTCGAGGGTCAGGACGAGAACGGCGCGGGCCTCGCCGAGTGGCTGCGGGAGCGGCACGTCACCGAGGTCGACGTCGTCGGCATCGCCACCGACCACTGCGTCCGGGCCACCGCCCTCGACGCGGTGCGGGCCGGCTTCGCCACCAGCGTGCTGCTGGACCTGACGGCCGCCGTGTCCGCGCACACCGCCGCGCGGGCCCTGGAGGAGCTCCACACGGCCGGTGTGACCCTGGTGGGCGGCCAGGCGGCCCGGCTCCGGCAGGACCCGCGCGAGACGGCCTGA